The following proteins are encoded in a genomic region of Cryptomeria japonica chromosome 11, Sugi_1.0, whole genome shotgun sequence:
- the LOC131079338 gene encoding uncharacterized protein LOC131079338, translating into MDWETFLLTINSSHSQVNLHSFSIQAMLLSVSLLFPNFDCQSQASSTFRQESFDCPTIYIFISIAIPLWMFSHLQAADYLYDGYWMKRSFMTQVPRSTYAHICMNKATTENWLSVYIT; encoded by the exons ATGGATTGGGAGACATTCCTTCTCACCATAAATTCAAGTCATTCCCAAGTCAACCTCCATTCATTCTCCATCCAAGCGATGCTGTTGTCTGTCTCACTTCTCTTTCCCAACTTTGATTGCCAAAGTCAAGCAAGTTCCACATTCAGACAAGAATCCTTTGATTGCccaactatatatatatttatctccaTAGCAATTCCACTGTGGATGTTTTCACATCTTCAAGCTGCTGATTATCTCT ATGATGGGTATTGGATGAAGCGAAGTTTTATGACTCAG GTACCAAGGTCAACTTATGCTCATATATGCATGAACAAGGCTACAACTGAAAATTGGTTATCAGTTTATATCACATGa